From the genome of Onychomys torridus chromosome 14, mOncTor1.1, whole genome shotgun sequence:
TCCCTGAACTTGAACGCCCGCAGCACCAAGGTTGGCAACGCTCACTGTCTGAAGGCTAGGCACTGATGCAAGCTGGGTAGTATTCAAAGTTATTGGGGCACCAGCGACGGCCACCGGAGCAATCTGAGCAAGAGCTGTGCCACCACTTGAAGACACTGGGGTGATGGTTAGCTGCTGAGATAACCCAGCATTCTGAACTTGTAAATTTGAAAGACTCTGAATATTCTGAACCTGGACAGTTTGCCAGCTGATTTGCCCTGAAGGTGTTAAAGTTGGAGCCCTGATAAGCACCTGAGTCGGGTTTACAGCTTGAAGTTGAACATTCTGCAAAGGCTGCTGCTGGATGGTCTGAATTGTCTGCCCTGACTGCAGTTGAAATGACTGTGGCGGGATAGCTTGAATAATCTGCTGCTGAGGCTGCTGGATCTGGATCTGCTGCAGGATAGGCTGGCCTACAATCTGCACTTGCTGAAGAGAATTTGATTGATCCTGTGCATTCTGTATCCCATTGGGCTGAAGCTGACTGGAGCTCTGGGCTTCAGACTCGGTAGCAGCAGGTGTTTGCGATTCTTCAATGGTGCGTTCAGAACTACTGGCTGATGTGCTTGCATACTGGCCCGTATCTGCTGAACTCACTAATGTGTCACTGCTTGTTAGAGATGTTGATGCAGTGGTTGTGCAAGTAGTAAAGGAGGAGGGCGACTCAGGCATAGTACTGGCAgaagcagtggtggtggtgggcgtAGAAACTAACTGATTCCCATTGGAAGTCCCACTatcagtagtagtagtagtaggctGGCCAACCTGTCCAGTCCCTCCTCCGGCAGTCACGTTGTTTATCACTGGCAAAGCTAAAGTCACTCCTCCAATGTTAATTGGTAGGGTTGTTACAACCTGAGCCTGAGTACCAGGAAGGGTCTGCAATTGCAATGGTATTGAAACACCAGGTCTAATTTGTACTGGAACTGTCTGATTTGCCAGGTTTTGAGCAAGGATATTACCAGAAGCTGTCCTGTTAGCAGCAGTGAGGATAGCTTGATTATTACCTGCAGAAATGAGCTGAATTTGACCCTGCAAATCCTGTAGAGATGAACCACTAGTTGGATTGATTTGAATTTGCTGACCTTCCACCGTCTGGAGTTGGGGGATCACTTGGTACTGTACACTACCACTTGGATTCTGTACTTGTATGACTTGGAACTGATTAGGAGTGGAAGAGTTACCTGATTTCGTTTTTGTAGGAGAGGAACTCCCGTTATTACTGCTGGAAGAACTAGATGAACTAGAAGCTGGTTGAGAAACGTTATTTTCTTTTGAAGCAGGAGGCGTGGAGGCAACAAGTTGCCAAGCGTTGCCAGCAAGTTGCGTGGTCACCAGTTCTAGCTGCTGTGGTTGACTCTGAAGTTGTACCAATCCTTGGCTTGGGTCTATAATAATCTGCTGCTGTCCAGTTGCTTGATTTTCACCAGGAGTCCCTATTTTGCTGCAAGTAGCTGCCAGTAAAGCCAGAGGAGAGGGCTGAGAGTCCTACCCAAaatgggaggggaaaggagagggaggggaaaaaagtgGGCGGATTTAGTGGAAGACAGTAGTGGGAGGGGGTTATTTACTTTGAGAGCTCTAAGTATCAGAACACACTCAATAGGGAGCAGAATTAAAGGGGAAATATGAACAAAAGCAGGTAGAAGCTAATTGAATAAGGAGGCAAGTCTTGTTActtaaagtttaaataaaaaaagaaatttctggtAAACTTTCTTAAAGTGTTATTCTTCTAAACTCAAAATGCCCTTGGGAAAATAGACACTGTTTTCTAGCAGTCTGAATTCCTGATGTAATTTTAAACACCGTTATAACCTCAACTATGGGAAATCTTTATGGATTTACAATTTAAGTTTCTCACTCAGAAAGATGCTTTGAATGGctaaacatttttattctgttctttACTTCTGGGTATTGAGAGGGCATAACTCCCTATCTTCCCTGAAGCTTCGTGTtgaatgattattatttttttaacgtTTGCTTTTACCTGGGAGCCTGAGGTTTtggattttttattgttattctctGGCTCAGAGGTTTTCCCTCCTTCTGCAGCCATCGCCgctgccgcctcctcctcctcctccttcttctgatctgcaacaacccccccccccaacacacacgaCAACAGGTTATTAGGATTATTATTATTcgttctcctcccttcttccccctccctccttctgaaCATTAATCTCCATAAACCCGCGATCCGTGCACAccggcagggggtgggggagaaggaggggaagggaggagggggcgcTCACAAAACGTGGTTTGAAACCCGACCCATAGGCTCCAGAGCAACACCCAGAAGGAGGTTGTTCTAGCTCAGACATTAAGACAAAACAcagccctccttccctccccctggTTCCCTCCcgccctctcctcctccccttccagcATCTCGGCGGCCCCGGGGGAGGGGGAAGCGAGCAGGgtctggggagggagggacagagggaggcgGTGAAGGAGACCGAGGGGGGTGGAGAATACGTACCGCTCATCCCGCATTAACAGGACAAACCCTCACAGAGACACTGGGATagaggtgggtgggggggggggcgaggcgGGAGGAGAGGCCGGTCCCGCCCGCCCGGGGTGGCTCGGAGGAGGCTGTAGCTGGCACAGGCTCTGCCTCTTTTTCCGCGAATGGCCGCCGCTGGGCTGTGGCGTAGCAGCTCCTCTCTCCGCCCGAGCCCGGCTGACTCGCCCTTGATTGACAGCGGCGGCGTGCGGCGCGGGCGGCGGCGCGGGCCGGGGGCGGAGCCAGGGCGGTGCGAGCGCGGCGACTCCCCACCCCCCTAGGCCTGCCTCCGCCGGCGCCGCCGACTCTCCACCCCTTCCCCCAGCGGATTGGCCGCCGACCTGCCGGGGCCGGGGCGCTGGGGccgccccctctcctcccctttgcTCGGCCCGTGCTGGCCGCcgttctgcttctgccttctcgGCCCGTAGTGCGTGCTCTCTCGGCGAGCTAGCTGCGGCGTGCTGCCGGCAGGCCCTCCATACAGCCAAACTTGTTGTCTCAGGATATCCCGCCCCCTACTCAGTTCCCGGCGCCCTCCACTCAAAAGTGCACCATAGCATCTTGCGAGGGGCCGCGGAAGAAAGACATGGGACTAGGCTCAAGGGAGGAGAGCGGGGCGAGCGCGGGGAAGCGCAGGCAAGCTGCAGTACGGCGCGCTAAGTGGACTGCTGGCTGCCCCCGCGGCGTGAGCATGGCTTTCCTAAGGCGCATCCGGACCCGGGCGCCCTTTTTCCCTGGCTCGGCTCTCATTGGATGATGCCGCTGACGCGCCCCGAGTCGTGGGAGGAGGCGGGCGGGCCTCTGCCGCAAAGGCTTTCGGGTCTTGTAGTTCCTGGCCGAGAACCCAGCGAGGCACCGCCTTCCTCCCGCCCCCGAGCGCGGCCTGGCTGCAGAGCCTGGAGCTGCCCGAGGGGGCGGTGGCAGCAGGGCGTGGCCGGGGCCGAGTGGGAGTTGAACCCAGCGCCAGGGAGGGGGAAATGGGTGTTGTTTGCCTGGGCCTATCGGCCGAACGGGGCTGCCCGGACCGCCTCTGCCACCGCCTCCTCAGCTGAAAGCCGCTCCCCGCGGGGCGAGCACACACCCCGAGCGCGCGGCGGTTGAGCAGGCGGCGGCGAAGGGAGGCGGAGTCTGCTGTCCTCCGGGTTTGAATGAAGCTGACTTGGGGAATATCCCCTTCGCCCTGCTTTCTTTGCTCACCTAGCTGGCTGGGGCCTCCGGTCCGAACGCGAGGCCTGTGTTCCCGCAGAGCAGGAGCttccatttttattggttgtCTTTCTGGTTGAGTGCCGGTGCAGAGCAATGACCGTCTTCTAAGGTGGCTACGAGTGCGCCTTAGAGCCGTGTTCTTGGCGCGCTTCTCGCTCCTAGAGGTCTCACAAGGTTGTCGGAGCAAACGAAAGCCCGGCTGCATGTGGGTCAGCCCTGTTCATGGTTTTAGCGTAAGCTTCTAGGCAAGTGGAATTCACATCTAGCTGTGCAAAGCACTTTGTCAAATGCTCCTGAACCGGCCCCCCAGCTTCTCTCCAAAGACATGAAGTCAAGATAAGATGCCAGGGACCATGCCAGGGACTGATGAAATGTACCAAAGCTAGAAGTGAACCTTAATAGAAACCTTGGGACGGGACACCATCACACACTAGGCTTAAAGCCCTCCACTTCCACTGACGTGAACCCTACACGTAGCTTTGGGTGTTTTTGTCTGGTGCCTGAGGCTGACATGTTGCTAGGGTGAGAGACGAAGTCTCTGGTGCTGTACTTGACTACCGTTTCCTTGTTCAAGTGTTTGGGCTGATGACAAAGCATTGCTGTAAAACAAAGCAACTGGAATAAAGAATTACAATGTTGCCTACTCCATCTTAAGAGTTGCCGGTGCTACAGTAATCTGCTTCCACACACATCCCAATTCGCTAGATCTTAGAAAGCTCAGAAGTTTGCAGATGCGGTCTCCCCTCAAACCCTGTCCCCACCCAGTTCGCCACAGTGAATGAAGACCAGATAAGAACTGGAGCGTTCCTTGTGGTTTTCTTTAGAAAACCTGCCTCAGAGAAGTAATGTCAGGGTATGGATTTACAAAATGTCCTAAATGTTCTGCACCCTGTTGATAAGTGGATATACTGGTATCCAGGAAACAGTGACAGTCCTCACTTTTTGCGGTGGACCAAAAGCTACAAGTTCCTAGCTGTTCTGGACTGAATTTTTGGGCCCCCCAGATCTAAGTTCAGATGCTGAGACTCTGTCCCTCGATGTGATGTCATTCCTAGCAGTCTTTGGAACATTATGGTTAGATGAGGTCATGAGAGTGGCACTCTGATGAGTAATAGTGATCATAGAACTTCTATCCTTTGCTTGGCTGTCTCCCATGTGAAGGACAACCACCACCTGATGGTCTGAAACCCACAAGATGCTTGCCAGGCTCCTTCCAAATAGTGAAAACTATATTGTTGTTCATAAGCTGTGGGTTGTATTATAGCAGCCTGAGCTGATTAAAGCACCTGCCGAGTCTCGAGGCATTGGCCTGGTGACAAATGAACAGCTTCTTACGGGCTCCATCATATTATCATCCATGTTACAGGAGGCTTAGATGAGATATTTCCAAGAGTACAGCCACTCCCATACTACCATCCTAATTTAGGCTATGTACTATTATACTCTGGTTTACTTAATGTTTCTTTAAACCATTTTGCTTGTTTATATTAGCTGAGCATgatggctcactcctttaatcctagcacttgggaggcagagacaagtggatctttatgagtttgaggatagcctgaactatataatgagttccaggccagccaggacaatATAGTAAGACCCTAACCTTAAACATTGATGGAAGTCAGTTCTGCTATAGAAATAATAACCCCTAACAAAGACTCTCCTTTGACAAAACTTGAGCTGTTCTCTGAATCTTGTTTCTAACTTAGCCTTGACCTTGGACTGTAGGTTAATTTTAGTAGCTTTGCTTATTTAGTCCAGTTTTAGTCAGAAACCTGATGCATCAGTTTAGTGACAGTCTCCTCCTACCCTTGGTATCTGACCAAATTCCCTATTGCTTACCCTTGATATTACCCTTCAGTGTTAGTCTTGTCAAGTAGAGTTGACAGTATCCCCTTCCACTCTGGAGCTTTCGAAACGGTAATTTGCTACCCATTGACCCAATTGTCTTCTTCAGCTATGTATCTCTACTTGCTCTTGTTCTAGTCACAGTTgagctgggatcataggcatgcacTGTCATACCGGTTTatgtgctggagatcaaatccaggcATTCATGAATGTTAGGCAAGCAGTCAATCACTGACTGACCTCCCCAACTTAAATGCTATATATGACTCCTTCTCAATTACCAGCCTCCACTCCTGGAGGCCCAAGGCCAGGACTTTGGATCTGCTCGATGTGAGCatgctgagacagggggattaaAGCAGCTCTAGAGGTTGCTCATTTGAAGAGTTGAGACAAAGGGCCTTAGGCCCAGACATGACATTAATGagagaaagttttcttttctgagtGACTCCTCCAAGGGGTTACTTTCTGGAATAACCATTGAACTGCCTCATCTTCTCTCTTGGAAGTAGATAGCAAAAAGGCTTAGAGAAGTGTTGAGCTGAAAACAGTTCCACATTTACTATCCACTTTCCCCCAAAGCACACTGAATGAGGGTAGCTGACCAGGAATTAGACACCAGCTCAAAGGGTGCATTTACAAGTGGCCTCGTTAGTACACAAGAGACTGTGCATGGTACCATAATAAGGCCTGGAAAGTGTTTGAAActatatttaaaagataaattttttAACCAATAATAACCATTTTTAGAAAGCAGAAAAAGTTCAAAGTAATTAAGACGTGAATATAGAACATTTGGAAGAAAATAGGTAAAAGTTAACTGTGAGTGTGTGGGCCCTGTAAAAGTTATACATAATGTTAGTAAGTGGCATTATCAAATGCAAATGACCAAGTAACAAATATAGATAAGCACCCAGACAGCCTGTTGGTTGTCTAGAGTTGATAGCTTGGCTCTTCCTTGCACAAGCTCAGTTCCTTCATGGAATGCTAATGTACAACTTCAAGACATTTAATTCATGATTTttagacagagacaggaggttcaccaatgagttctaggacagcctcatctacatagtaagttctagactATCTATAGACgtaccttatctcaaaaaagaaaaacttaaaaaaagtaacaaaaaacaCTACATTTCACTATTTTTAATGTCACGTTTCTGatgttgttaaattttatttgctGTTGATTCAAATTAGGATAAAATGAGTAGTTCTTGGCAATTACTGGGACATAGTATGAGACAAAACATTGTTGATACTTTATATCAATTTATGCATGCAGATGACTGTATTATAGCCAGTAAACAAAAGATGTTTAGTCATTGTAAAAgctgaaatataaacaaaatcattttCTTAAGACTATAATCAAATCATACATCATAAACCTGGTTTTGTAGTGCACATGGTGATCGTAGCACAGTTCAGGACTACTCTTGTGGAGCAAAGAGACACCTtgactcaaaacaacaacaaatctgtGTTTAAAATGGTAACTTTCCAAAACACACCAATTGTTATTGTCCAATATTTTTTACTGGTATTGGGGTCATTGGATTTTTGCTAGAAGAGTGTATCTCTGAAAGCAAACTACTTGGATTTACTTCTTAGTCTGTTATCAGTAAAGGTATAACCTTGGGTAGGTTATATTGACCTCTATGAGCCTCTGTCCTTCAGGTTGAACAGTAAATACAACACCATTAGCATTGTATAAGGTTATTTTAGGAACTGAGTGAGATTAAACTTTCCTAGAACAGTATTTGGTAAATGCTCTTTGTTAGCTCTCGCTCAAACTTTAATATACATGAGGCTTGGATTCTGTTCTAGCAACCAACAGAAAGAGAGTAGGGGTGAGGGGATGAAAAGAGGGAACAAGGGAAGAAGTTAGCTagttagcatttttatttttttattgtatgttgtagtgctggagatcaaacttgaAATGTACTCATTCAAGGTAAGCACACTACCACCAGGCTAAAATCA
Proteins encoded in this window:
- the Sp4 gene encoding transcription factor Sp4 isoform X2 — protein: MAAEGGKTSEPENNNKKSKTSGSQDSQPSPLALLAATCSKIGTPGENQATGQQQIIIDPSQGLVQLQSQPQQLELVTTQLAGNAWQLVASTPPASKENNVSQPASSSSSSSSSNNGSSSPTKTKSGNSSTPNQFQVIQVQNPSGSVQYQVIPQLQTVEGQQIQINPTSGSSLQDLQGQIQLISAGNNQAILTAANRTASGNILAQNLANQTVPVQIRPGVSIPLQLQTLPGTQAQVVTTLPINIGGVTLALPVINNVTAGGGTGQVGQPTTTTTDSGTSNGNQLVSTPTTTTASASTMPESPSSFTTCTTTASTSLTSSDTLVSSADTGQYASTSASSSERTIEESQTPAATESEAQSSSQLQPNGIQNAQDQSNSLQQVQIVGQPILQQIQIQQPQQQIIQAIPPQSFQLQSGQTIQTIQQQPLQNVQLQAVNPTQVLIRAPTLTPSGQISWQTVQVQNIQSLSNLQVQNAGLSQQLTITPVSSSGGTALAQIAPVAVAGAPITLNTTQLASVPSLQTVSVANLGAAGVQVQGVPVTITSVAGQQQGQDGVKVQQATIAPVTVAVGGIANATIGAVSPDQLTQVHLQQGQQTSDAEVQPGKRLRRVACSCPNCREGEGRGSSEPGKKKQHVCHIEGCGKVYGKTSHLRAHLRWHTGERPFICNWMFCGKRFTRSDELQRHRRTHTGEKRFECPECSKRFMRSDHLSKHVKTHQNKKGGGTALAIVTSGELDSSVTEVLGSPRIVTVAAISQDSNPATPNVSTNMEEF
- the Sp4 gene encoding transcription factor Sp4 isoform X1, yielding MSDQKKEEEEEAAAAMAAEGGKTSEPENNNKKSKTSGSQDSQPSPLALLAATCSKIGTPGENQATGQQQIIIDPSQGLVQLQSQPQQLELVTTQLAGNAWQLVASTPPASKENNVSQPASSSSSSSSSNNGSSSPTKTKSGNSSTPNQFQVIQVQNPSGSVQYQVIPQLQTVEGQQIQINPTSGSSLQDLQGQIQLISAGNNQAILTAANRTASGNILAQNLANQTVPVQIRPGVSIPLQLQTLPGTQAQVVTTLPINIGGVTLALPVINNVTAGGGTGQVGQPTTTTTDSGTSNGNQLVSTPTTTTASASTMPESPSSFTTCTTTASTSLTSSDTLVSSADTGQYASTSASSSERTIEESQTPAATESEAQSSSQLQPNGIQNAQDQSNSLQQVQIVGQPILQQIQIQQPQQQIIQAIPPQSFQLQSGQTIQTIQQQPLQNVQLQAVNPTQVLIRAPTLTPSGQISWQTVQVQNIQSLSNLQVQNAGLSQQLTITPVSSSGGTALAQIAPVAVAGAPITLNTTQLASVPSLQTVSVANLGAAGVQVQGVPVTITSVAGQQQGQDGVKVQQATIAPVTVAVGGIANATIGAVSPDQLTQVHLQQGQQTSDAEVQPGKRLRRVACSCPNCREGEGRGSSEPGKKKQHVCHIEGCGKVYGKTSHLRAHLRWHTGERPFICNWMFCGKRFTRSDELQRHRRTHTGEKRFECPECSKRFMRSDHLSKHVKTHQNKKGGGTALAIVTSGELDSSVTEVLGSPRIVTVAAISQDSNPATPNVSTNMEEF